CATTACCTACCAAAGTTGATGATTAATCATCATTGTGCAGCTTGTCAGCGGGTAATATTCACATTCATAATTGGAACAAATTGGTAACCAGTGGGGCATTTAGacttctgtatgtgtgtgtgtatgagcgtGCTTTTATATTCTCATTaatacagagagggaaaaatgaACGTAGAAAATCCAGGACAAACAGTGTCGACTTTTCATTCCAATTAAACATCGCAGCAGCTGATTTTACTTAACAAATTAGCACCTCGTTAACCACAGAGGAGAAATTAATCTGTGAGGCGAGCAGCTGTGGTGCAGCAGCCaaaattatttgttatttgtctctttatagtatgtaaaatatacaaatattacaCTGGATCTGGAAACTAGAGTCATAtgttctatcttttttttttgtttaaacttAAACTTGATATTATGAGTATAGATAGCCTCAATATTAGTACGCTTACTGATGGATGCACATACAATATATGGATGTTAGTGCAGACGTGCATAGATAACCACTAGGTATGTAgttatagtataatatatatatataatatatataatcattCCTTCATTGACCAtcttacaaaaacaaagaaccTGTCATGGAGTGTGAAGTACTGCATTTTATTAACTGTAGTTTGGACAGCGACATCATTCATTTTGACATCAGGACTAAATCAGACACAGCTGCTctgcttttaaatcaaatcatatgaaacatttctgtccATAATCAGATTTATGTGTCAATCGGGACCTCTTGTTGAGAAACTCTAAAATTCTTCAGTGAGAAGCAACCTTTATTTTAGTAAAAAGACTAAttataattaaatcaaatgcaaTGCTAAAATAAAGTACAACAAAGCCTTCAAGGGTGCAGTAAACAcacttaaaaagtaaaagtactaaactGTTTTCTGCCACTAGGAGATGTCCGTTACAACACCAATGGCTAATCTGAGAGGAAAATGGGCATTTGTGTCAGCATTATCAGAAATTTAGTGTGTttagtatattttttatttatcatatttcatattctttcttatttttttagtatattttttatttatcatatttcatattctttcttattttggcagattttttctcatttaaaaaaaatctttacattctatttctgtatattttatattatgtatgtctatattgttctttattgtacaatttttatagttttgtattttatttttatcctatGTGTAGTGCTGTTACTTTGTTTAGTGCTCTTATGTTGAGCTGACCAGTTCCTCTTGtccaaaaatatgaatgaatgaatgaatgaatgattgaatAAAGGAAGTAGCCCAGTGGTAGTGCAGTGCAGGTAacagtaaaatgttattttagcaCTTATAATTAGTTGACAtaagtacagtatgtataaaaGTAGATAATTTGAGCgtcattattataatatattgtgtatggcctgctaggattgtcagatactgtattgCTGGAAGATCTggcttttttttggttgacgtaacaaagcatttgaatgcactaaaCGTTAACCTCTAAAGACTGGTGTTATGAACCTGTAGACATGACACGAAATATTATTTTTcgaatgattttgttaaagagaaTATAGAGTGAAACGtcttaaacttaaatgttaacagactttgcattactcataataagtcatgtttaaaatgaacatgaggttcagatttctaccaacttcatgcaagtttaacatattccaCACAATTGATTCTCTGTTATCTGattccagatgtgaaagaaaggaagcactggtctttagatttgttcacgcctgactggattagatttggttacattgtaaTGAAATGATCAGAACAGTGCAATTGCATGTAACCtttattgatgatttttttcatctttaaaatgttagtattggccccctggacatcttcacattgtcaaatttAGCCCTctttaaccctagaacactaacgttgggtgattttcacccacacaattcttgtcatgtgattttcattgtgttgctgctgtctgagttgcatgggtccttgggtagcttcaggctgctcactgaggtaatggtatgtttgtttccctcctcccatctatggttttttcaagaggcatgcgtTCAGGTGATTTTCACCCGACGTTAGTAATAGTGAGTGCcatatttgtctctctctcccacagttgcagaaagactgtgccttcaccagacaaggctcacacgtCCCAGGAATGATTTTTACCAGTgaagttcccagctccattattttttttagttaggAAATGTCTCATTGAGGATTatctgatttttcaataattttgctgcctttttaaagggtacctttttattttattttatatgatattgtatattgggaaattaaagaagagtactacaatttggcatacagtgttgtaattttacataaattgatgaaaattgtattttatccgggatatatatatatacccgacgttagtgatggtgtttAACGTTAGTGTTGTAGGGTTAAAAGAAGTTTAGACACTccgccgccaggaattttgggccccatgacaaaaaatcaaactgggccccctctgtgcagctgttgtcaccacatctctaggacctaactatcccatcgaaagctttacataactctaatcaaaggcttgcaactgttttgcatcttgtagttcaatactagtactagcacaatatttactgctggtgatttgtacatgcatgcatgtctgcatacagtctgcagtgcagttcactgtttgatgagagattaaaagccaccataaaaatgtgctaaaggccatttttatttaacttttactgcccaaaacacgtaaagagataattaatttcattgaaatatatatactcaaagatgatggtttaataattttatattggtgtttacctatttttgggCGCCCCAGTCAGTCGTGGGCCCCAGCTAAATATATTTAGCTGTCTTATAATGATGAACTTTATAAACACTTGACAAACTCCTCTCGGTTTACGCATGCGCAACGCGCCATTGAAGGGAATAGTGTGAGAAGCGGGTGAAGTGGGTCGGGGCTTGACACGAAATCTGAGATTTGACTCTTGCTCGTTTGATCCGCgctctttgctttctgtttaGGATGCGCGGCTACAGCTTGCAGACGAGGACTTTTCCCCGACACTGTGGCTCTGGAAACCGAAGCCGGTGAAATTTATGAGGGTATCCCAGGAGGGAGGCTTCAGGATCTGCACAGCCCCGCCGCTGGCCCCGTCGGCACGGTAACTCATGGCACAGAGGCAGCTCCTCCTGCTACCGCTGCTTTTTCACATAGCTTTGATTGGTTTGTTGTTTAAAACTCGCTCACTAACTAAAGTGTTTGCACGTTTGCATGAGGTTATTTCGTCGCCAGCTAATGAACAAAGTGTTTGCGGTGAGTTATTGTGCTGCGGAGCTGGACGTGATAAACAAACACGCCTGCTAACCTCAGCCTAGCATGCTACGTTAGCTCGCTGCTATCAACAATCATCGGCTAGCACGTGTCAAGGGTCTTTAATGGGAAGGGGTGTTTCCGGGAAggcgtttcaaaataaaagcataacaGGCAGTAACACCAGATAGATATAGACCAGGCGTCCTAAACATTTTCAGTCAAAGGAGAAACAGAATAGGGCCTATAATCACTTTTATATTAACCTTATTAAACTTCTACTGCGCCTTATTAACCTATGTATATACTGtgttattagcctatatgtgtttatgattgataaacaagtataattattattggttatgCCAAGAGCTATGTGTCTTTTAGACATTCATCCGATGCCTCCGCTGTTTGTACTTTTCTCAGCTATCTGCAGCCTCATGTTCTCCATTATTTTgatgaaaattgtcaattattatgacaaaaattggcggaccTTTTCGGACCCTCTAGGGGTTGTGGACCCCTGGTAGAAAAcccctcagacagacagacagacagacagacagacagatgactttattaatcctcaAAGGGAAATTGGATCGTCATACCAGCAGTCCGGTATAagtgaatacaataaaaatacattagaaTAAgatactgaggtagaaaaaataaaaaaataagaacacaGAATGGGACAAAGACAAGGACCCCAACTCAAAATAAATAGGTAGATAAGgtggcaagatgatggtaatgttattgttgataatagtatataataatagatagatagatagatagatagatagatagatagatagacatagaaatgtgtcatatttagcCTGTGCAAagtgtgcatacatacataactgcaatatataatatgtacacatgtacacatgtgtataaatttatatatatatatatatatatacagtgaatACAAAGGGACTTAGtttaatgcatattttaaattaacagaTTGCAGTGGGGTACGGCTTGCTTGCTGGTGTTTCTTTGGTAGCAACGTGGATGCAACATGGTTCGACGTTGGCCTTGTTTTGTGCTGTGAAATTCACTTAGTTCTGCAAAATATTCTCTTGTAAAGTGACGCCNNNNNNNNNNGCTCCGTGTGTTTCCTGAACTAACGGCAGCCAGAGTGGCGCCGCTAGCTAGCTACGAGGCACACCtactgaaatctgtttttacctccggaataaaaaataaaaccgcCCCGGGCTTTTCTCAACTCGGCTACAAATGTTAAAGTCGCTGCTTCGTCATGTCTTTGACTCGTTGGTGAGCTACCGTTATTATTATACAGATATACGAGCTAATAACTTCGGTAACTGGAGCCTTTATAGTTTGTGCTTCATGCCTCCTGCCAGCcagaaacattgtgtttttaatgtttttaatgtgtgtttttaatgtgtttatagtgtgtttttaatgtttttatagtgtttttaatgtgtttttaagtgtttttaatgtttttatagtgtttttaatgtgttttttagtgtttttaatgtgtttttaatgtttttatagtgtttttaatgtgtttttaagtgtttttaatgtttttaagtgtttttaatgtttttaatgtgttttaatgtgtgtttttaatgtttttatagtgtttttaatgtttttatagtgtttttaatgtttttatagtgtttttaatgtgtttgttagtgtttttctagtgtttttgatgtgttttctagtgtttttaatgtgttttttgtgtgtttttaacgtTTTTATAGCTGTATTTGCTCAGATACAACTCAACAGTGACATAGCAGCAGCCGACAGCAtctattttaaatgaaagattaaaaatcATTTAGATACAGCTCATGTTttggctgattttattttatttttttaataaactacAACGATTTAAATCCTTATAATCTTACATGTAGGTTTTAAGTTTTGCTTTAAAGTCTCATAGAGTTGTGTTGATTCAACTTTGTGCTCATTTTTTAGAGGCTctagtttgtgttgttgttgaattatattatcttattgacacataaataataatgtgtagtaataatgttattatttgtgTCACGGTCACTTtgttttgcaatatttcttacactatggtcactttacatcacaatactctttttatatatcatgccacttttatcctcggtacttgtctgttttgaaggttgtttttcgtgtttattgtaggttatagatatttctgtctgtttattgtggtttttttgttgccttttctacttttttctcattctgtagtgtatgctacacgttccactgctgctgatgaataaagtatatctaatctaatctaataaaacTCTCATTAAGATGCATGTTATCTCTTCTTTTCAGATCTTTGCCTCAACCACGGCTAAATCCCTCCACTATCAACCCACGTTGAGGATTTTTCTCCGCTCCGGGGCTTCCTGATTATGTGAAACTCTGTGAAtgacataatataataatctaaaGAAAGTCACACAGTCAAGACACAGAAAGTCACGATGTCCATCACCAACACACCGACGAGCAACGACGCCTGTCTGAGCATCGTGCACAGCCTGATGTGTCACAGGCAGGGCGGCGAGAGCGAGACGTTCGCAAAGCGGGCCATCGAGAGCCTGGTGAAGAAACTCAAGGAGAAAAAAGACGAGCTCGACTCCCTCATCACGGCCATTACCACCAATGGAGCCCATCCCAGCAAGTGTGTGACCATTCAGAGGACGCTGGATGGACGGCTGCAGGTAGGATGTGACACACGGGTACATAAATATGAAGGATGCTTCTACcatgtgtgtattattttattgtttttacctCGTCTTACCAGTAAGTGTCTTTTTCACCTACAGTAACATCTAGGCCTGCAACTAATGACTATTTTCAGTACattatagattattattttgtcatgaAATCCTCATTGTAACTTCCCAGAGCACGAGGACACATCTTCATATTGCTTAGTTTGTCTGACTGACTCTCAAAAACCCCCAGAGAGATTCAGTTTACCACGAtctaatgcaaaaaaaaaaggattcaaaTCGTCACATTTGAGATGCTGAAAAAAGCACTGATTagttatcaaaatagttttcTGGCTGTCAAGGCACATAAATCTATATGAATCATGTTGAAATCTTTCTACAAGTTGAGCTAAAGCCATTTCGACCAGTGTTTATTTCTCTAGTCGCAACATGTCACTCACCCACATCGGTGGAAAAACAAGCTGCGGTCTGataactgttgttgttttcttgtttccagGTGGCTGGACGTAAAGGGTTCCCTCATGTCATCTATGCCCGGCTGTGGCGTTGGCCTGACCTGCACAAGAATGAACTGAAGCATGTTAAATACTGCCAGTTTGCCTTCGACCTCAAGTGCGACAACGTGTGCGTCAACCCCTATCACTACGAGAGAGTGGTGTCTCCTGGCATAGGTGAGTATCAGAGAGTTGAGGTGAACTGAGACcaaaagctgcttttttaaagGAGGAGATTCATGTCAACATTTTTAGCAATTGTTCTAGATAACATTTGTTTTAGTCTCCACCACAAGAGATATTTATTAGTACAGTAGACAAGAAGTTGCCGTTGTGAGTCACTAAtctattctttctctctgtccacagACTTATCAGGACTGACTCTGACCAGTGGACCTAGCTCAGCACTCAGCATGGTTAAGGATGAGTACGATTTTGACGGACCACAGAGTCTGCCCTCCATAGAGGGAGGCCACTCCATCCAGACCATCCAGCACCCCCCATCCGGCAGCCGCCCGGCACCCTCTGAATCCTATGCGACGCCAAACCTGCTCCCACCCGCTGAGGCCTCCACCTCTGGCACATCGTCGTCCTTCCCTGCCATCGCTGCTGGATCAGGCAGTAAGATACAGTTGtgaaatatttctgtgtgtgcttaCGTCCGTACATGCAGTATGCGTTTGTAGTTGACCGTTGAAGCTGTAGAGTTTGTAGTTTGAGTGGTCGACACGTCTCTCTGACTTCTGCTTTCCTTTTCTGCTCAGGCGCAAGCACAACCTGGTCCAGGAACAGCAACTTCACCCCCAACATACCCCACCACACCAACGGTCATCTACAGCACCACCCTCCCATGCCACATCCAACGCACTATTGTAAGTGCACACTGCTACTACAGCTCTAAAttaatcaaaaaagaaaaaataatttgcaAAGCGAACGATCACTGACAttactctctgctcctctcaggGCCTGTGCATAACGAGCTCGCCTTTCAGCCTCCTATATCCAATCATCCAGGTGAGAACACAATTACTTCAGACATGATAtgttaaaagaaatgtgaatatatttgatTAACAGTACATGTTTGTTGATGAGTCGCCACATATATCTGCCTCTAAAATTTGAAGGCTACGTTAGATATAAAGTTAATATGCTCAGTTTGATTACAGTAAATTAATGTTACCCTTATGTTATAGGATGTCTTAAAGTACTGcagtttttcagtattttctatGATGAACAAACTGCTTCAAAATATCATCATGCTGCTCTTTTATCATTTTGCAATCACTGTATCATCCTCCCTCTGTTTCAGCTCCCGACTACTGGTGCTCCATTGCGTATTTTGAGATGGACGTTCAGGTCGGCGAGACGTTCAAGGTCCCCTCCTCTTGCCCCATTGTGACAGTGGACGGATATGTGGACCCGTCAGGAGGAGACCGGTTCTGTTTAGGCCAGCTCAGCAACGTACATCGCACTGAGGCTATTGAGAGAGCGAGGTAAGGTGACTCTCAGTATTCAGAGCGAATGTAGTGACTCAAATTACAGCTTTACTTTATTATATCTGAGCCATAAACAAGCTTGCATAGTTGTGTATCTACATGTCTAAGTTGGACACATGTTTATTTAAGATAAAAATCAGAAGACTTTTTACACTTCTGTTCCTTTCTGTTTGTTGAAAGGTGGCTGTAGACCAGCTTGCTGCCCGCAGCGCTCTtattgtttgcatttttttattctaccAGCATAATCACAAAGAACGCGAGGCGAgaatgtgaaaaacatttcagcagctgtgacgtggaaaacatttttaacattcagCATTAGCGACACAGATGATGCAGTTAGGTCtgatttattaaatgtaaacCAAGCCGTGTGTGTTTCCAATAAAACTCTCTCCCAGGCTTCATATTGGCAAAGGAGTTCAGCTGGAGTGCAAGGGCGAAGGAGACGTGTGGGTGCGATGCCTCAGCGACCACGCCGTGTTTGTTCAGAGCTACTACCTAGACAGAGAGGCAGGCCGAGCCCCGGGAGACGCCGTTCACAAAATCTACCCCAGCGCTTACATCAAGGTAGGGATTCATtggactgtttaaaaaaaaaaagaaaaaaaagaggacatcACTCAAGGTTGACATTtcataaaatgttctttttccgTTTGAGTGCAAGCTGCAAACATCCTTTTCCTTTATTGACATTGGTTTCATATAGCAGTTGTGTGTATTTCACAGGAAACGTTCCCCCCGCTGCCACACTTTCACGTCTTTCTCGCTCGTCTTTCACTAGCGGTAATCAAATATTTTCACTCAGCCCAGCTCTTACTGAGATTCTCCCCAATTGGCAGCCTGCTGTGGTTACGTTTCTCCTGTGcggggagtgggggggggttAATTGCTGCTGAATGTACAGTGTTTACAGgctctcttctctcctgccaGGTGTTTGACCTTCGTCAGTGCCACAGACAGATGCAACAGCAGGCTGCCACGGCtcaagcagcagctgcagcccaGGCAGCTGCTGTGGCTGGAAATATACCTGGACCTGGATCAGTAGGAGGGATAGCTCCAGCTATTAGTAAGATACTGTAACCACAGGTTCAGACGCACACATAGAGGCAGAGGAGAGCTCTGAGTCAGGCTCGTGATGCAAGTtatatggaaaagaaaatgctcaatctgcattaaaacaaaaaataatagcAGGGCTGcaacaattaaaaaagaaagaaaagtaaatcagcaaatattaacatttgagaagctgcaaCCAGCGACTTTAGTTATCAATGTTTGTTACTGTATCATCAAAAAACCTGATAACTCACTTAAAATCACGCTTTGTTTATGAATATCCCTTCCAGTTTGAACAAAAAGCACATCTGTTGTTAAGTTTGTCTCCCACATGCAGCAGCATCGCACTGACCcgtccctctcctcctcccctcaggTCTCTCAGCAGCAGCCGGTATCGGGGTAGACGACCTCCGGCGTCTGTGTATTCTTAGGATGAGTTTCGTCAAGGGCTGGGGGCCAGACTACCCGCGTCAGAGCATCAAGGAGACCCCCTGCTGGATCGAGATCCACCTGCACAGAGCTCTACAGTTACTGGATGAGGTTCTGCACACTATGCCTATAGCAGACCCGCAACCTCTGGACTGAGATCTTTTTTTATAGACGCAGTATCAGCTGCGACATACAGTGGCAATGGAAAGTCTTCCTCAGTGAACTTTTGCATGGAGGGTGGAGCAGCTGCGACGCTGTCCCACATGAAAAAATACTTTGAGGTGTGTTTGAAGCACCTTTGTGCACTGTGGCCcctaattttactttttaaacaagAGTGACACTAAAATAAGCCAAAGCCATATATTAAagatatatttctttatatttttgataGATGGCTTTGATTTGTGATGACTGGAATGATCTGTAGGACTAGAGAAAGACGCCACATGCAGCTACAGTTCTGAAGCACTGCAAACATGCACATCGATGACCTGCAGATCCCATGAAACTGGAATGTACACCGACTACTCGTCGTCCCTAGAGTCCACAACCACCGACTACTGACTGACATTTAGATTCACTGAACAATACAAGGACATCTGAgtactgctgtttttctgttgtgtcaGTCTCCATCCAAGCTTTCAACAGACTGCTTTACACCTGGGGATGACAAGCGAGTTCAGTCAACCGTCAGGCTGAGCAGAGAAGCAGCAGCGCTCTGCTCGACATCATGCTGATCGTCGCTGCCTCTCAGCCGCGAGCGGGGTTGGGGACTACCCAGCTGGATCCGGGCATACGAGACATTCACAGCCAGCCAGAAATGACATGCCTGAAGTTAATTTCCAACCTCTGAACTGAAACAAGGTCAGGTCTGTGGAGTCTTCTAGGTCAGGTGTTGTCAAACTACGGGTTTGGACCTCATAAACTGACTGTAGGCTTGGTGGGTTACCGatgacatctgttttttttttcccctctgtcacAATTAAACAAGATTTTGGACTAAACGCAGAGCCTCAAGTTGAGGTTGAATGTCTTTCTCCACACGTCACAGCTACACTAATGcaggtttttttctttaggaGCGTTAGGACATCAAGAAAAAATTACTGCTTGGTGACATGATATCTGTTTTCACTAACTTACTGTGACCATCAGTTCTTCACTCGAGACGATGACAGGACGCTCATTTAAGTGATCATCATGGGTCACCAGGTATggttactgttttttttgtttttttggagaagGCCCTCTTTTATGCTGCCACAGAAGATGAATCTCATACGC
This genomic stretch from Larimichthys crocea isolate SSNF chromosome III, L_crocea_2.0, whole genome shotgun sequence harbors:
- the LOC104933118 gene encoding mothers against decapentaplegic homolog 4, which codes for MSITNTPTSNDACLSIVHSLMCHRQGGESETFAKRAIESLVKKLKEKKDELDSLITAITTNGAHPSKCVTIQRTLDGRLQVAGRKGFPHVIYARLWRWPDLHKNELKHVKYCQFAFDLKCDNVCVNPYHYERVVSPGIDLSGLTLTSGPSSALSMVKDEYDFDGPQSLPSIEGGHSIQTIQHPPSGSRPAPSESYATPNLLPPAEASTSGTSSSFPAIAAGSGSASTTWSRNSNFTPNIPHHTNGHLQHHPPMPHPTHYWPVHNELAFQPPISNHPAPDYWCSIAYFEMDVQVGETFKVPSSCPIVTVDGYVDPSGGDRFCLGQLSNVHRTEAIERARLHIGKGVQLECKGEGDVWVRCLSDHAVFVQSYYLDREAGRAPGDAVHKIYPSAYIKVFDLRQCHRQMQQQAATAQAAAAAQAAAVAGNIPGPGSVGGIAPAISLSAAAGIGVDDLRRLCILRMSFVKGWGPDYPRQSIKETPCWIEIHLHRALQLLDEVLHTMPIADPQPLD